One Phaseolus vulgaris cultivar G19833 chromosome 11, P. vulgaris v2.0, whole genome shotgun sequence genomic window carries:
- the LOC137817866 gene encoding probable O-methyltransferase 3, which produces MECKSEERVSKLLGAQTHVWNHIFSFINSMSLKCAIDLDIPDIIHKYGEPMPLSQLTASLSLNPSKANCIYRLMRILTHSGFFSQLKFNENDLEMGYVLTDASTLLLKDNPLSMLPFLHAMLDPILTKPWHQLPTWFRNDDPTPFHTAHEMKIWDYAGRDPKLNQLFNDAMASDAQLVSKVVIERCSGVFKGLESLVDVGGGTGIMAKAIAKSFPHIDCTVFDLPHVVANLKGCENLKYVGGDMFESVPPADAVLLKWILHDWNDEQCVKILKKCKEGIKRKVIVIDMVVESEEEDFESTETKLLVDMVVMVLYPGKERTEKEWAKIIFSAGFSDYKITPVVGLRSLIEIYP; this is translated from the exons ATGGAGTGCAAAAGTGAAGAGCGTGTCTCTAAACTACTTGGAGCCCAAACCCATGTTTGGAATCACATTTTCAGCTTCATAAATTCCATGTCCCTCAAATGTGCAATTGATTTGGACATACCTGATATCATACACAAGTATGGTGAACCCATGCCACTCTCACAACTCACTGCTTCACTATCACTCAACCCTTCCAAAGCCAACTGCATTTACCGCTTGATGCGAATCTTAACCCATTCTGGCTTCTTCTCTCAACTCAAGTTCAATGAGAATGATCTTGAAATGGGTTATGTCTTGACTGATGCTTCCACTCTACTACTTAAGGACAACCCCTTAAGTATGCTACCTTTCTTGCATGCCATGCTTGATCCAATTTTGACAAAGCCATGGCATCAATTGCCTACATGGTTCAGAAATGATGATCCTACGCCATTCCACACTGCACATGAGATGAAAATTTGGGACTATGCTGGTCGTGATCCAAAACTAAATCAACTTTTCAACGATGCCATGGCAAGTGACGCTCAATTGGTTTCCAAAGTGGTGATTGAGAGGTGCAGCGGAGTGTTCAAGGGCTTGGAGTCACTTGTTGATGTTGGGGGAGGCACTGGTATCATGGCAAAGGCAATTGCCAAATCATTCCCTCACATAGATTGTACTGTATTTGATCTCCCACATGTTGTTGCCAACTTAAAAGGATGTGAGAACTTAAAATATGTTGGAGGTGACATGTTTGAATCAGTTCCTCCTGCAGATGCCGTTCTACTAaag TGGATATTGCATGACTGGAATGATGAGCAGTGCGTTAAAATACTTAAGAAATGCAAGGAGGGAATAAAGAGGAAGGTGATTGTGATAGACATGGTGGTGGAGAGTGAAGAGGAAGATTTTGAATCAACTGAAACAAAGCTCTTGGTTGATATGGTTGTAATGGTATTGTATCCTGGAAAAGAGAGGACTGAGAAAGAATGGGCTAAGATAATTTTCTCTGCTGGTTTCAGTGACTACAAGATAACTCCAGTGGTGGGTTTGAGGTCTCTCATCGAGATTTATCCTTAA